Proteins from a genomic interval of Trifolium pratense cultivar HEN17-A07 linkage group LG6, ARS_RC_1.1, whole genome shotgun sequence:
- the LOC123890121 gene encoding protein SRC1-like — translation MAGIMNKIGDALHIGGDKKEGEHKGEQQHGQGHVGGEQQHGYVGGEQQHGYVGGEQHHGSEYKGEQQHGFVGGHGGGEYKGEQHGLIGGQGGVYKGEQLHGEEEHKEGFVDKIKDKIHGEGGEKKKKEKKKKHDGDGHEHGHDSSSSDSD, via the coding sequence ATGGCAGGAATCATGAACAAGATTGGTGATGCTCTTCATATTGGAGGAGACAAGAAAGAAGGAGAACACAAAGGAGAACAACAACATGGACAAGGACATGTTGGAGGAGAACAACAACATGGCTATGTAGGAGGAGAACAACAACATGGCTATGTAGGAGGAGAACAACATCATGGTAGTGAGTACAAAGGAGAACAACAACATGGATTTGTTGGAGGACATGGTGGTGGTGAGTACAAAGGTGAACAACATGGGTTGATAGGAGGACAAGGTGGTGTGTACAAAGGAGAACAACTTCATGGAGAAGAAGAACATAAGGAGGGATTTGTTGACAAGATTAAGGATAAGATTCATGGTGAAGGAggtgagaagaaaaagaaggagaagaagaagaaacatgaTGGAGATGGTCATGAACATGGTCATGATAGCAGCAGCAGTGACAGTGATTAG
- the LOC123891735 gene encoding uncharacterized protein LOC123891735: protein MAMKLKYLSSIAEEVVAKCSQKIDMSVEKLVEDFEKRWTPDEGNYCKNLVEFCSGKALTQMCRNIGEEINNGSFGRLSYDIMLAWERPTYYDDDEYMEAEAKEKEEKKSTVKTTQEQDDISLFYSDIMPLLVSNDPTVGEDAFVWLGSLVPLVADVANGRFTFETLTASTGLRLHFPAYDMFLKEMEKCVRHLQKQATPTGVELAEDECILHVEGTASSQRVIRHIGTTSWPGRLTLTNYALYFEASGVIKYDDALKIDLCNDAEQSVKPTATGPWGAQLFDKAIVIESTDLSEAVVLEFPELTSSTRRDHWMALIREIMFLHQFLSKYNINCPIQTWEMHARTILGIIRLHAAREMLRISPPVPTKFLIFSLYDEIPKGDYVLEELPDSLRKVNSGKQCSASSILKSMHIDGPVVSNTTLEEASQVDKSVPVRGDSPSLDSAIKQSREEEKRVLVAKATTEELKDEGVTDSVLVLTELLKPLQNAVPWLQKIFTWEKPIATVAVLAASLIITYMEWVGKTAAAFLVWVIIKMLKAREEKLNEKCNEIVISRSNMASDQSTMDSIVSAQHGLYTVHEMMQIANIAMLKIWSILISKADKHANAVMVAMGGLAFLLAVIPFKFFLMGLIVQSFTMNLKTSNKSNSGTGNRRLKEWWDSIPIVPIRVVDNDPNTRCAK, encoded by the exons ATGGCGATGAAACTCAAGTATCTTTCCTCCATTGCAGAGGAAGTTGTAGCAAAATGTTCACA GAAAATCGACATGTCGGTGGAGAAATTGGTGGAAGATTTTGAAAAAAGATGGACACCTGATGAAGGAAATTACTGCAAAAATTTAGTTGAATTTTGTAGTGGGAAGGCTCTGACTCAAATGTGTCGCAACATAGGTGAAGAAATCAATAATGGTTCTTTTGGAAGGTTATCCTATGATATCATGCTTGCTTGGGAGAGACCTACCtactatgatgatgatgagtatATG GAAGCTGAAGCAAaggagaaagaagaaaagaaatcaaCTGTGAAAACCACACAAGAACAGGATGATATATCTCTTTTTTATTCAGACATCATGCCCCTCCTT GTTAGTAATGATCCAACTGTTGGAGAGGATGCGTTTGTATGGTTGGGATCATTAGTTCCATTAGTTGCAGATGTCGCAAATGGAAGGTTCACTTTCGAAACTTTAACAGCATCGACAGGCCTCCGACTACATTTTCCAGCATACGACATGTTCTTGAAAGAAATGGAGAA GTGCGTAAGACATTTGCAGAAACAGGCAACACCAACTGGCGTGGAACTAGCGGAAGATGAATGTATATTACATGTAGAAGGAACAGCCAGCTCTCAGCGAGTCATTCGTCACATTGGAACAACAAGTTGGCCTG GTAGGCTTACACTGACCAATTACGCTCTTTACTTTGAGGCTTCGGGAGTAATAAAGTATGACGATGCTCTCAAAATAGACCTATGTAATGATGCCGAGCAGAGTGTTAAACCAACTGCCACAGGTCCATGGGGAGCCCAACTTTTTGACAAGGCCATAGTCATTGAATCAACTGATTT ATCAGAGGCGGTTGTGCTGGAGTTTCCGGAGCTTACAAGTTCCACAAGACGTGACCATTGGATGGCATTGATAAGGGAAATAATGTTCCTCCATCAGTTTTTATCAAAGTACAACATAAATTGCCCAATACAAACATGGGAGATGCATGCAAGGACAATATTAGGAATCATAAGGCTTCATGCAGCAAGAGAAATGCTAAGAATATCACCTCCTGTTCCAACAAAATTCTTAATATTTTCCTTATATGACGAAATACCGAAGGGTGATTATGTGCTTGAAGAGCTTCCTGATAGCCTCAGAAAGGTTAATAGTGGAAAGCAATGTAGTGCAAGTTCTATCCTTAAGAGTATGCACATTGACGGACCAGTAGTTTCCAATACGACACTAGAAGAGGCGAGTCAAGTAGATAAAAGTGTCCCTGTTAGAGGTGATAGTCCCTCGTTGGATTCAGCTATTAAACAATCTAGGGAGGAAGAAAAGAGAGTTCTCGTTGCTAAAGCTACCACTGAAGAGTTAAAGGATGAAGGAGTCACTGACAGTGTTCTTGTTCTAACG GAACTACTAAAGCCACTTCAAAATGCTGTCCCTTGGTTACAAAAAATCTTCACATGGGAAAAACCAATAGCTACCGTTGCTGTTCTGGCTGCATCCCTAATAATCACTTATAT GGAATGGGTTGGAAAAACAGCTGCAGCTTTCTTGGTTTGGGTGATAATAAAAATGCTTAAGGCAAGAGAGGAAAAGCTTAATGAAAAATGCAATGAGATAGTAATCAGTAGATCCAATATGGCTTCTGATCAATCTACAATGGATAGTATTGTCTCAGCCCAACATGGATTATACACTGTTCATGAAATGATGCAGATAGCTAACATAGCAATGTTAAAGATATGGTCTATACTTATTTCCAAGGCTGATAAG CATGCAAATGCAGTGATGGTAGCAATGGGTGGATTAGCATTCTTATTAGCAGTAATTCCATTCAAATTCTTCCTAATGGGTCTCATTGTGCAAAGTTTCACCATGAATTTAAAGACAAGCAACAAGTCTAATTCAGGAACTGGGAATAGAAGGTTGAAGGAATGGTGGGACTCAATACCAATTGTCCCTATCCGTGTAGTAGACAATGATCCTAACACTCGATGTGCTAAATAA